A DNA window from Myripristis murdjan chromosome 19, fMyrMur1.1, whole genome shotgun sequence contains the following coding sequences:
- the LOC115378070 gene encoding 1-phosphatidylinositol 4,5-bisphosphate phosphodiesterase delta-3-A-like, giving the protein MLGSRRKAAPVVKNGAGTSDTKTTDPLRNLGVHDDEDVKLMMQGSSMVKVRSPRWQKRRTLKLLDDGVTVWCQSNKTSSRAKEQQSFSVTEVECVREGCLSETLRRVAGSVPEDRCLTVIFKGPRKSLDLLCQSQEEAQRWARGIRTLKERTENMSQTEKLDHWIHAYLRRADQNHDGKMSYEEVQTLLQMINIDLSEQYARSLFQKCDRSADGRLDHGEIEVFCRELLRRPELDAVFIRYSTNSCVLSTEDLRDFLVDQGEDASLVHAQSLILTYELNEWAQRNQFMTPNGFTMYMLSKENTVFNPEHGRVYQDMNQPLSHYFISSSHNTYLTKDQITGDSSTEPYIRALNHGCRCVELDCWDGDKGEPVIYHGHTLTSKVPFIEVIETINEYAFKVSPYPLILSLENHCSVEQQTVLARHLRSILGNKLLTKPLNGLDPRCLPSPEALKGKILVKGKKQHVVEGSSSSSSDLSSSDEEASKADSKPRKKKEDKKPVVSKLSPELSELVVYTRSVPFKGFDHAAKKPATDLSSLSESEALRHVKESGKYFVRHNSHQLSRIYPSAQRLQSSNYNPQDMWNAGCQIVALNFQTPGEQMDLNQGRFLQNGMCGYILKPPFMCQPDTTFNPENVGGGPGHKPVLFTVRIISAQQLPKPEWEKPSSIVDPQVWVEIHGVPIDNNKKKTHRIDNNGFNPRWDCTFNFTIHVPDLALVRFMVEDHDYTSSNDFLGQCTLPVTSLRTGYRHVRLCKVDGSSLSPASLFIHIKVTPCHSSPSKTPEKSPTKSPAKSPAKSPEKSPEKSPGKSAAKKL; this is encoded by the exons GAGtgcatgatgatgaagatgtgaaGCTGATGATGCAAGGCTCCAGTATGGTGAag GTCCGCTCGCCGCGCTGGCAGAAGAGACGGACTCTGAAGCTGCTGGACGACGGCGTCACTGTCTGGTGTCAGTCAAACAAAACCTCCAGCCGGGCCAAGGAGCAGCAGtcct TCTCTGTAACAGAGGTGGAGTGTGTTCGGGAGGGTTGCCTGTCGGAGACGTTGCGGCGGGTGGCTGGCTCCGTGCCCGAGGACCGCTGTTTGACCGTGATCTTCAAAGGTCCTCGCAAGAGCCTGGACCTTCTGTGCCAGAGCCAGGAGGAGGCGCAGCGCTGGGCCCGTGGCATACGAACCCTGAAGGAGAGGACTGAGAACATGAGTCAGACGGAGAAGCTCGACCA CTGGATCCATGCTTACCTGAGACGGGCCGACCAGAACCACGACGGCAAGATGAGCTACGAGGAGGTGCAGACGCTGCTGCAGATGATTAATATTGACCTGAGTGAACAGTACGCCCGCAGCCTTTTCCAG AAATGTGACCGCTCGGCTGATGGTCGTCTAGACCACGGGGAGATTGAGGTTTTCTGCCGGGAGCTGCTGCGGAGGCCGGAGCTGGACGCTGTGTTCATCCGCTACTCCACCAATAGCTGTGTCCTGTCCACCGAGGACCTGAGGGATTTCCTGGTGGACCAGGGAGAGGACGCGTCGCTGGTCCACGCCCAGAGCCTCATACTCACCTACGAGCTCAACGAGTGGG CCCAGAGGAACCAGTTCATGACACCAAATGGTTTCACCATGTACATGCTGTCGAAGGAGAACACTGTGTTTAACCCAGAACATGGCAGAGTTTACCAGGACATGAACCAGCCGCTGTCCCACtacttcatctcctcctcccacaACACCTACCTCACCAAGGACCAAATAACTGGGGACAGCAGCACCGAGCCGTACATCCG GGCTCTGAATCATGGCTGTCGCTGTGTGGAGCTGGACTGCTGGGATGGAGATAAAGGAGAGCCGGTCATTTACCATGGACACACTCTCACCTCCAAAGTGCCCTTCATTGAAGTCATTGAGACTATCAATGAGTATGCCTTCAAG gtGTCTCCCTACCCTCTGATCCTGTCTTTGGAGAACCACTGCTCCGTGGAGCAGCAGACAGTCTTAGCCCGACATCTGCGCTCTATCCTGGGAAACAAGCTGCTCACCAAGCCCCTCAATGGCCTGGATCCTCGCTGCCTGCCTTCTCCAGAG GCTCTGAAGGGGAAGATCTTGGTGAAGGGGAAGAAGCAGCATGTTGTGGAGGGGAGCTCGTCCAGCTCCTCAGACCTCAGCTCCTCTGACGAGGAGGCCAGCAAGGCCGACAGCAAacccaggaaaaagaaagaggacaaGAAG cCGGTGGTGTCTAAGCTGAGTCCGGAGCTGTCCGAGCTGGTGGTGTACACCCGCAGCGTTCCCTTTAAAGGCTTCGATCACGCCGCCAAGAAGCCGGCCACAGACCTGTCCTCCCTCTCTGAGAGCGAGGCCCTCAGGCACGTCAAAGAGTCag GGAAGTATTTTGTACGTCACAACAGCCACCAGCTGAGCAGGATCTACCCCTCGGCCCAGCGCCTCCAGTCCTCCAACTACAACCCTCAGGACATGTGGAACGCAGGGTGTCAAATCG TGGCGCTGAACTTCCAGACACCTGGTGAGCAGATGGACCTAAACCAAGGGAGGTTCTTGCAAAATGGCATGTGTGGTTACATCCTGAAGCCTCCCTTCATGTGCCAACCTGACACCACCTTCAACCCCGAGAACGTTGGTGGAGGCCCCGGCCACAAGCCCGTCCTGTTCACTGTTCGG ATAatttcagctcagcagctgccTAAACCAGAATGGGAGAAGCCCAGCTCCATTGTGGACCCTCAGGTGTGGGTGGAGATCCACGGTGTTCCCATAGacaacaacaagaagaagacCCATCGCATTGACAACAATG GCTTTAACCCACGGTGGGATTGCACCTTTAACTTCACCATCCATGTCCCTGACCTGGCTCTGGTTCGCTTCATGGTGGAGGACCACGACTACACCTCCAGCAACGACTTCCTAGGACAATGCACCCTACCTGTCACTAGCCTACgcacag GCTATCGTCATGTCCGCCTGTGCAAGGTCGATGGCTCCAGCCTTTCTCCCGCCTCGCTCTTCATCCACATCAAGGTCACTCCATGTCACAGCAGTCCCTCCAAGACCCCCGAGAAATCACCCACCAAATCACCGGCAAAATCACCGGCAAAATCACCGGAAAAATCACCGGAAAAATCACCGGGCAAGTCTGCAGCCAAGAAGCTCTAG
- the naglu gene encoding alpha-N-acetylglucosaminidase: protein MPLRSGRGVVLLVAFSFIVTAQCKFPTLDHLKPTASDKTQGRAVVSLLKRLLGNRSTEFIVSVKRSLSNDSLDVCELRSTKNNKIVATGSTGVAVASGIYNYLKYFCNCHVSWFGDQLNLPRPLPRLSGVLRINSQHRFRYYQNVCTVSYSSVWWDWPRWEREIDWMALNGINLPLAFTGQEFLWQEVYRTLGLNQSEIEEFFSGPAFLAWNRMGNMVKFGGPLPQSWHAKQLYLQFKILGRMRSFGMIPVLPAFSGNIPKGILRLYPKANVTRLGPWSHFNCSYSCSYILDPRDPLFLQIGSLFLSQVVKQFGTDHIYNTDTFNEMIPPSSDPTYLSAVSSSVFASMTAVDPQAIWLMQGWLFFSAATFWRPAQIKALLHGVPLGRMIVLDLFAETEPIFSYTESFYGQPFIWCMLNNFGGNSGFFGTVESINSGPFKALKFPNSTMVGVGMTPEGIEQNPVVYELMSELAWRKEPVNLAKWVSLYAMRRYGSTHENLPAAWRLLFASVYNCTVSHYRNHNHSPLVRRPSFHMNTDLWYDPAALYKAWKLIIDVAPSLMSKETFRCDVVDVTRQVLQVLTSTFYLDILKAFHSQKMSDLLTAGGVLVYDLLPELNRLLSSDGNFLLGTWLERARSLGLDEKEKQLYDVNARNQITLWGPSGEILDYANKQWGGLMEDYYAQRWGLFVSTLVECLDRGQPFKQDAFNQAVFQIEKGFVYNGRKYPTKPQGDTFEIAHRIFLKYYPQALKRL, encoded by the exons ATGCCACTCAGGAGCGGCCGCGGTGTTGTTTTGCTCGTCGCATTCAGTTTTATTGTAACAGCTCAATGCAAATTTCCTACACTTGACCACCTGAAACCGACAGCCAGCGACAAAACCCAGGGGAGAGCGGTGGTCTCTCTTCTGAAACGCCTGCTGGGGAACAGATCCACGGAGTTTATAGTGTCAGTCAAAAGGAGCCTCTCCAACGACAGCCTGGATGTGTGTGAGCTCCGGtccaccaaaaacaacaagataGTCGCCACAGGCAGCACGGGGGTTGCTGTGGCATCCGGCATTTATAACTATCTTAAATATTTCTGCAACTGCCATGTTTCTTGGTTTGGTGACCAGCTGAATCTGCCCCGTCCTTTGCCTCGGCTCAGCGGCGTCCTGCGCATCAACAGCCAGCACCG ATTCCGGTATTATCAGAACGTATGCACTGTTAGCTATTCCTCTGTGTGGTGGGACTGGCCAcgatgggagagagagatcgaCTGGATGGCACTCAACGGCATAAATCTGCCTTTGGCCTTCACTGGCCAAGAGTTCCTTTGGCAAGAG GTTTACCGCACTCTTGGTTTGAACCAGTCGGAGATTGAGGAGTTCTTCTCTGGTCCTGCTTTTCTTGCCTGGAACCGCATGGGAAACATGGTCAAGTTTGGCGGACCTCTACCACAGTCCTGGCATGCAAAGCAGCTCTACCTTCAG TTTAAAATCCTGGGGCGAATGAGATCCTTTGGCATGATTCCTGTCTTGCCAGCCTTCTCCGGGAATATTCCCAAGGGAATACTCAG GTTGTATCCAAAAGCGAATGTGACGAGACTGGGGCCTTGGTCTCATTTCAACTGCAGCTACTCATGCTCCTACATCTTAGACCCCCGTGACCCTCTTTTCCTTCAGATCGGTTCCCTCTTTCTGTCCCAGGTGGTGAAGCAGTTCGGGACAGATCACATCTACAATACAGACACCTTTAACGAGATGATCCCTCCATCCTCTGACCCCACCTATCTGTCTGCAGTTAGTAGCTCTGTGTTTGCCTCCATGACCGCAG TTGACCCTCAGGCAATTTGGCTTATGCAAGGCTGGCTGTTCTTTAGTGCTGCAACATTCTGGAGACCAGCCCAGATTAAAGCCCTTCTGCATGGAGTGCCCCTTGGCCGTATGATTGTGCTGGACTTGTTTGCAGAGACCGAGCCAATTTTCTCCTACACTGAATCCTTCTATGGACAGCCTTTCATCTGGTGTATGCTCAACAACTTTGGTGGCAACAGTGGTTTCTTTGGCACAGTGGAGAGCATCAACTCAGGGCCATTCAAAGCCCTGAAATTCCCCAACTCTACAATGGTCGGCGTAGGCATGACGCCTGAGGGTATTGAGCAGAATCCTGTTGTGTATGAATTGATGAGCGAACTGGCTTGGCGTAAAGAGCCGGTCAACTTGGCAAAGTGGGTGTCGCTGTATGCCATGCGGCGCTATGGCAGTACGCATGAGAACTTGCCTGCTGCATGGAGGCTTCTGTTCGCAAGTGTCTACAACTGCACTGTGTCGCATTACCGTAACCACAACCACAGCCCGCTGGTGCGTCGGCCTTCCTTTCACATGAATACTGACCTCTGGTATGACCCAGCTGCCTTGTACAAGGCATGGAAACTAATTATTGATGTGGCCCCATCTCTGATGTCTAAGGAGACGTTCCGATGTGATGTTGTGGATGTGACACGACAGGTCTTACAAGTGCTTACATCAACGTTTTACCTTGATATCTTAAAGGCCTTTCATAGCCAAAAAATGTCAGATCTACTAACTGCAGGTGGTGTTCTGGTTTATGACCTTTTACCTGAGCTCAACCGTTTGTTGTCTAGTGACGGTAACTTTCTTCTTGGCACATGGCTGGAGCGGGCACGATCCTTAGGCCTAGATGAGAAGGAGAAACAGCTCTATGATGTGAATGCCAGAAACCAGATCACTTTATGGGGTCCCAGTGGTGAGATCCTGGACTATGCCAACAAACAATGGGGAGGCCTGATGGAGGACTACTATGCCCAGCGCTGGGGCCTGTTTGTCAGTACCTTGGTGGAGTGCCTGGACCGTGGACAACCTTTTAAGCAGGATGCCTTCAACCAGGCCGTCTTTCAGATAGAAAAGGGCTTTGTTTACAACGGCCGAAAGTACCCGACCAAACCTCAGGGAGACACTTTTGAAATTGCCCACAGGATCTTCCTGAAGTACTACCCACAAGCCTTGAAGAGACTATAG